The window TACACCGAGACCACTGTAAGATATGACATTTATTCAGTATACTGCGAAACCGTTCCATTTTAGTCAGCTCTAATGGTTACTGGTTAAAGCGTTGATGGTTATTGACGcgaaatattataaatctagTGCTGTTTGAATTTGATCACGTGACCAAAGCACTGAGAGTACCTTACCTCTaaaatgtcagtgcttgcagtACAAAAATGGCGGTGATTCATGACCTTTCTTGACGTAACTAATTTCCTGAGAGTACTGCAGCAGTGCACTGATAGTCTATATCGGACCGATTTTCTCTCCAGTAAGAGCACCGAGCAATGCTCGCAGTGTGTATCGGAACACACCCATAATACatgtatgtattaaatattacaaactttGACTTTAAATCagttaagtttaatttattttcttttattatgttgcatgatttttaaattacaagtaCAAGCACAAGTATTATATAATCTATTGTtactgtaattaaaattaaatacataattaagtatttaattttaatcaactaTCTACATGTgcttttgaatttgatttacTTGAAATACTATCAAGTAAaacatttgaatttgaatttgaactTGAACTTGAAGTAACTAGATTTGATGGATGATGTGTGTGATAAGAGTTAGTTGTATGTGTATCAGTatctgtatgtgtgtgtgttgtatGTGTACGTGTACGAGCTCGTTCAAATGCTTCTACAATGCATTgtctgtaacaaaaataaaacattattttatttattatttataattatatctaaactacctaacctaatctaacctactCATTATTgtgaggttaggttaggttgggttagagtggctgtcctggtgTAGGGCACAGTTAGACCATAAGGTATTCTCTTTAAGTCTTGCAGTTCGCGAACGGAACTCTAACAAGCCCGTCGGTTtgacaatttcctggaatgtctctGTATTGGTACCCATACCGGGGATTGCATTCATTTGTttcgccagctcatttaagggcTTACGGCAGTCATGTGCTGCCTTTGACTGTAGgtagatagatatatagatatatttgtatttgattttattacctaaataaagaattataaataagaATAGCACCAACATGACCAGTTTTAATATAACGAACATCAGCCCCTTTCCAAATGTCTGTCAAGTCGACACAGCCCTCACGTGGCACATAAGCATCATGTATCGCACACAATGAGATGCACAGTTTTGGATCAACCAGATGTGGAAAGTTTCTTAGATCAGTAAATTCATCCATGATCATTTTCATGAATTGGACGACACTGGTGTCACGTGTCTCTTTAAACAATTGCTCGTAGAGGATATCAAAGTAACCACTTAAATTCTTTTCACTATGAATCATATCCTTTCTCTCCAACTGCTCCAATTGTGTTCGTATTGTTCTTATATCagttttttcaatcaattctgATAATTCAATATCTGTCAAcagacaataaaattaataaataatttaaggcATTCAAGCGCATGTGCAGTACGTATGTACATTAAAGTTGAAgttgattgaattaaaacttaCTACTTGCAGTTtgactttttaaaatagttGCAGTTgaagtatttgttttaaataaatcattaatgaATTGTCTTCCACTTCCAAATATAGCACTAAGTTGTGGATTTCCATAAAATTGTTGCGTTAGTAGAGGCCAATCAATTGACTTAGCCATAACACCCtgtaattagtaattaatatttattaaattttatatttatgttctattgttattaatttaataaaataaataataggtacCTCAGTAAAGACAGAGGATGCTGTGGTCCATGATAAACAAGGTACTAAAATTATAGGTTTAGGCCATGCAGCTGCTGCTAAAGAAGCCATCTACGatcacaataatataaatatacatataataaatacaaatatatatctaAGGGAACCAAACTAATCTATTTACTAGTACTAGCACTAGTACTAGACAGCTAGACTagcttaattcattttttaaggtattttggATGCTACGGGGGCAGGGGGTGGGGTTTCAAATacaatgtttcaataaaaacctttatatattataaatgtgaaaggaaggatgtttgtttgtttgtttgtaacgttttcacgcaaaaactagcgaatggatttgaatgaaactgtagaacAATATAGGTCATAcaacagaataacacatgagctatcatttataaagatatatgtaaaaaaaataaaatttaatctgacattttactgctccatctatgatcatcattttgaaccataaatttctgtaaaaatttataatcgtaaatgtcaaacaattcatggccttcttttctgatatactcaatgaattatgactattttacagttaaaaaaattgaaaattgtactaatattttagctgtgtaaattCCTTCGAATGTTATGGAAAGGGAATATTTgatatcaagagaggtggaggctataaagcgatggtttttacttttaagcccagtgaagcgggcgagtatcaagctagtaacttatattttaaaataagatataatatgcatgtcataaaattttgtatataagaaatgacccaccctgtacataatatataaatgtagatatcatatttaaataattattgaataactaaaaaagaaataagtatttaagtaatattaaaagTCTTACATGACCTCCCATTGAAATACCAGTGATTCCTAGTGGACCAAATCCTTGTTTTTCACACCATTTAAGTAGGACAAAGCATTCTAATATTAAACAGGCTCCCATAACAAAGATGTCGCTTACGTAATGTATATTTGAACGCCTGTATATCAAATCAATCAGTtagtatttgttttaattatttattaattaatttacttcacttcccgctgtctgtccttatgtatgcttaga is drawn from Chrysoperla carnea chromosome X, inChrCarn1.1, whole genome shotgun sequence and contains these coding sequences:
- the LOC123302638 gene encoding protein ABHD18, yielding MCMMKSKIDFIYRSLLITRIFVKGWGPPKVIKTLFNLRKHFAIRKNIEDFVKEKTSVKITDIFQCKDYQLMRGEFVTPLCEPSKNTVFLVPPAARVARFEIILPNEWKDSNHKPVCIHLAGTGDHFYWRRRRFMAKPLIRDAGIGAIILENPFYGSRKPKDQVRSNIHYVSDIFVMGACLILECFVLLKWCEKQGFGPLGITGISMGGHMASLAAAAWPKPIILVPCLSWTTASSVFTEGVMAKSIDWPLLTQQFYGNPQLSAIFGSGRQFINDLFKTNTSTATILKSQTASNIELSELIEKTDIRTIRTQLEQLERKDMIHSEKNLSGYFDILYEQLFKETRDTSVVQFMKMIMDEFTDLRNFPHLVDPKLCISLCAIHDAYVPREGCVDLTDIWKGADVRYIKTGHVGAILIYNSLFRQCIVEAFERARTRTHTTHTHTDTDTHTTNSYHTHHPSNLVTSSSSSNSNSNVLLDSISSKSNSKAHVDS